One Mucilaginibacter ginkgonis genomic region harbors:
- a CDS encoding HD domain-containing protein: MNKKKIINDPVYGFISIKTDLVFDLISHPYFQRLRYIKQLGMTHLVYPGALHTRFHHALGAMHLMSTALQTLCDKGHDITPDEQEAATIAILLHDIGHGPFSHALERNLVSGISHEDISIMLMEKLNETFDGRLSMAIAIFNGTYKKGFLHQMVSSQLDMDRLDYLNRDSFFTGVSEGIISFDRIIKMLNVVDDYLVVEKKGIYSIEKFIIARRLMYWQVYLHKTVVAAEQMLGKILTRAKYLSHQGVELFATPALGHFLRNAFTKESFTADAPNLETFTCLDDNDIMASIKVWVNHSDKVLRILCSHFMKRDLYQADITNKKPNKILESELLKTAGQKYGITADEAKYFVFTESLTNHAYKPEDGRILIQMNNGQTKDIAEASDNFNLQALAKPVEKFILCYTKDLQ; this comes from the coding sequence TTGAATAAGAAGAAGATCATCAATGACCCTGTCTATGGGTTCATCAGCATAAAAACAGATCTGGTATTTGATCTGATATCTCACCCATACTTTCAGCGGCTGCGTTATATCAAACAATTGGGCATGACACACCTGGTTTACCCCGGCGCGCTGCATACCCGCTTTCACCATGCTTTGGGTGCCATGCACTTAATGAGTACGGCGCTGCAAACATTGTGCGACAAAGGCCACGACATTACTCCCGACGAGCAGGAAGCTGCCACCATTGCTATTTTACTGCACGACATTGGCCACGGACCGTTTTCGCACGCCCTTGAACGCAACCTGGTGAGCGGCATAAGCCACGAAGACATTTCCATTATGCTGATGGAAAAGCTGAATGAAACTTTTGACGGGAGGCTATCTATGGCCATTGCTATATTTAATGGCACGTACAAAAAGGGATTTCTGCATCAAATGGTGTCCAGCCAGTTAGATATGGACAGGCTGGATTATCTTAACCGCGACAGTTTCTTTACCGGGGTATCTGAAGGCATCATTAGTTTTGACCGTATTATCAAGATGCTCAATGTGGTGGATGATTATTTAGTGGTTGAAAAGAAGGGCATTTACTCTATCGAAAAATTTATCATTGCCCGCCGGCTGATGTACTGGCAAGTTTACCTGCATAAAACGGTAGTGGCAGCAGAGCAAATGCTGGGTAAGATACTTACCCGCGCTAAGTATTTAAGCCATCAAGGCGTCGAGCTTTTTGCAACCCCGGCTTTGGGTCATTTTCTTAGAAATGCATTTACAAAAGAGTCTTTCACTGCCGATGCGCCGAATTTGGAAACTTTTACCTGTTTGGACGATAATGATATTATGGCATCGATAAAGGTTTGGGTAAACCATAGCGACAAGGTGCTGCGCATACTTTGCAGCCACTTTATGAAACGCGACCTCTATCAGGCCGACATCACAAACAAAAAACCAAATAAAATATTAGAAAGCGAATTATTGAAAACCGCCGGGCAGAAATATGGCATTACCGCAGATGAAGCAAAATACTTTGTTTTTACAGAGTCGCTCACAAATCACGCGTACAAACCAGAAGACGGCCGCATTTTAATACAGATGAACAACGGGCAAACTAAAGACATAGCAGAGGCCAGCGACAATTTCAATCTACAGGCATTGGCTAAGCCTGTAGAAAAGTTTATCTTGTGCTATACCAAAGACTTACAATAA
- the lpxA gene encoding acyl-ACP--UDP-N-acetylglucosamine O-acyltransferase, whose protein sequence is MIQPLAYIHPQAKIANNVTIDPFVTIHNDVEIGEGTWIGSNATIMEGARIGKNCRIFPGAVISGIPQDLKFKGEKTQVVIGDNTTIRECVTINRGTSDHWRTEIGSNCLLMAYCHVAHDCVVGNNCIFSNNTTLAGHITIGDNVVLAGMVAIHQFCKVGSHSFVTGGSLVRKDVPPYIKAAREPLSYAGINSVGLRRRGFTEEKINEIQDIYRTLFVKNNNVSKAMEIIEADFRPTEERDEILNFINSSQRGIMKGFGNS, encoded by the coding sequence ATGATCCAACCTTTAGCATACATACATCCGCAGGCAAAAATTGCCAACAACGTAACTATTGATCCGTTTGTGACGATCCATAACGACGTTGAAATTGGCGAGGGTACCTGGATTGGTTCTAACGCCACGATTATGGAAGGTGCGCGTATCGGCAAAAACTGCCGTATATTCCCGGGAGCGGTAATATCTGGCATTCCGCAGGATCTAAAATTTAAAGGCGAAAAAACACAGGTAGTTATTGGTGATAATACCACCATCCGCGAATGCGTAACCATAAACCGTGGCACCAGCGACCATTGGCGTACAGAGATAGGCAGCAACTGCCTGCTAATGGCTTATTGCCATGTTGCGCACGATTGTGTGGTAGGTAATAATTGTATATTCTCTAACAATACAACGCTGGCCGGTCACATTACCATTGGCGACAATGTAGTATTGGCGGGCATGGTAGCTATACACCAGTTTTGTAAAGTTGGCTCACACTCTTTTGTTACCGGTGGTTCACTGGTGCGTAAAGACGTGCCTCCATATATTAAAGCAGCACGTGAGCCACTTTCTTACGCGGGCATTAACTCTGTAGGCTTGCGCCGCAGGGGTTTCACCGAAGAGAAGATCAACGAGATACAAGATATTTACCGCACGCTGTTTGTAAAGAACAACAACGTGAGTAAGGCAATGGAAATTATCGAGGCAGATTTCAGGCCTACTGAAGAACGCGACGAGATCCTGAATTTCATCAACAGCTCGCAGCGCGGTATCATGAAAGGATTCGGAAATTCTTAA
- a CDS encoding ABC transporter ATP-binding protein, with the protein MNHELLSISLDNTGRRFNRDWIFRGVEYTFNSGSCYAILGPNGSGKSTLLQVINGSLGASAGKVSYSLNNLIIPQENIFQHLSIAAPYLELIEEFTLSEMVDFHFKFKPYLPGIDKNILIDLLNLPSAEHKQIKYFSSGMKQRLKLILAFCADTPLLMLDEPCSNLDSQGVEWYRSLVERFLANRLTIIGSNQPYEYDFCNYNLYITDYKK; encoded by the coding sequence ATGAACCATGAACTTCTATCCATTTCCCTTGACAACACCGGCCGGCGCTTTAACCGCGACTGGATATTCCGCGGGGTAGAATACACGTTCAATTCGGGGAGCTGTTACGCCATACTCGGGCCAAATGGCTCGGGCAAGTCCACCTTGCTGCAGGTGATCAATGGCAGTCTTGGGGCTTCGGCGGGGAAAGTGAGTTATTCGCTCAACAACTTGATCATCCCACAGGAAAATATTTTTCAGCACCTAAGTATCGCGGCGCCATACCTCGAACTCATCGAAGAATTTACGCTTAGCGAGATGGTCGATTTCCATTTCAAATTTAAACCTTACCTGCCCGGCATAGATAAAAATATCCTGATAGACTTGCTTAACCTGCCATCTGCAGAACATAAACAGATCAAATATTTCTCTTCGGGCATGAAGCAGCGCCTTAAGCTGATACTCGCCTTTTGTGCAGATACGCCATTGCTTATGCTCGACGAGCCGTGTTCAAACCTGGATAGTCAAGGTGTTGAGTGGTACCGCAGCCTTGTAGAGCGTTTCTTGGCTAACAGGCTAACCATCATAGGGTCTAACCAGCCTTATGAATATGATTTCTGCAATTATAATTTGTATATTACCGATTACAAAAAATAA
- a CDS encoding M16 family metallopeptidase, giving the protein MKRKLLALSMLCISGGLAFGQPKLVQKVVKKGTDIVIPYSKYVLPNGLTVILHEDHSDPLVHVDVTYHVGSAREEIGKSGFAHFFEHMMFEGSDDAPKGTFDKIIIGNGGTNNGSTNRDRTNYYETIPKNLLENALWLEGDRMGFLLGQVTQQRFEIQRATVKNERGQNYDNRAYGLVGQYTAKTLYPYGHPYSWLTIGYIEDLNRSNVEDLKKFFLRWYGPNNATLTIGGDIDPAATLKMVQKYFGTIPRCPVVQKVKVPAVSLPTNRYVSYNDNYARLPMLSITYPTVPDFTKDVPALECLAEVLGQGKNSVLYQTTVKKQLALQASAFSQNTELAGEFSIRIIPTPGKNLADMQALYMASLDSLEKRGITDDDMKKFKGGVEFEFINNLQSVSGKVSRLAEFQTFTGNPNKTAELLKEYNTLTKQDVMNAFHKYIKGHSAVYVSVLTKGQDREKFAAHTDVIPAADSIGYKKPDYGYAGLKYVKAKDNFNRKVAPAIGAVPVTKAPAFWRKDLPSGAKVIGVTNTEVPMVTLTLTLPGGRLLEQSDLSKVGISSLFATMMNEDTKNYTAEKFTVELQKLGSTITLFSGVDGITFSVQSLKKNFAPTMALLQERVLNPLFTEAAFSRDKKQTLEAFKLQKSAPATIANAAFSRLNYGKNNVLGYPTSGTEKTVSNISLADLQNYYNTNITANGAKVVMVGDVTEQQLLAQLNFLDKLPVKNIAPAMPAQALAVNKTTIYLIDVPKAAQTEFRVGSGIPLRYDPTGEYYKLYMANYPLGADFTSRVNTYLRETKGWTYGASTRLAVDKYSGDYYFSSGIRANATDSALYALMNQYKDYSEFGPNDNEVATLKKAINQGDALRYETGFQKARFISRILDYDLPASYVDKQNYMTANATKDELKATAAKWVMPGQVNILLVGDKAAILPGLQKLGYDIVELNADGDAIVQ; this is encoded by the coding sequence ATGAAAAGAAAATTACTTGCATTATCAATGCTTTGTATTTCCGGCGGCCTGGCATTCGGCCAGCCTAAACTGGTACAAAAAGTTGTAAAAAAAGGAACAGACATTGTTATCCCCTACAGCAAATATGTTTTGCCGAACGGCTTAACTGTCATTTTACATGAAGACCACTCAGACCCATTGGTACACGTGGATGTAACCTACCACGTAGGCTCGGCGCGCGAAGAGATCGGCAAATCGGGCTTCGCGCACTTCTTTGAGCATATGATGTTCGAAGGTTCTGACGATGCACCTAAAGGCACTTTTGATAAGATCATCATTGGCAATGGCGGTACCAATAACGGTTCTACGAACCGCGACCGCACCAATTACTATGAGACCATCCCTAAAAACTTATTGGAAAACGCGCTTTGGCTCGAGGGCGACCGTATGGGTTTCCTTTTAGGACAAGTTACCCAGCAGCGTTTCGAGATCCAGCGCGCGACTGTAAAAAACGAACGCGGCCAGAATTATGACAACCGTGCTTACGGCCTGGTTGGCCAATACACCGCGAAAACTTTATATCCTTACGGCCACCCGTATTCATGGCTGACCATAGGTTACATTGAAGACCTGAACCGCAGCAATGTAGAAGACCTTAAGAAGTTCTTTTTGCGTTGGTATGGCCCAAATAACGCCACGCTAACAATCGGCGGCGACATTGACCCGGCAGCTACCTTGAAAATGGTGCAAAAATATTTCGGTACCATTCCGCGCTGCCCTGTTGTACAGAAAGTAAAGGTACCGGCGGTGAGCCTGCCAACTAACCGGTATGTGTCTTATAACGACAATTACGCGCGCTTACCAATGCTGAGTATAACCTATCCAACCGTTCCGGATTTTACCAAAGATGTTCCGGCACTGGAGTGTTTGGCAGAAGTGTTGGGCCAGGGCAAAAATTCGGTCTTATATCAAACCACGGTTAAAAAGCAACTGGCTTTACAGGCCTCTGCCTTTAGCCAGAACACAGAACTGGCTGGCGAATTCAGCATCCGCATCATCCCTACCCCGGGCAAAAACCTGGCAGATATGCAGGCCCTTTACATGGCGTCGCTGGATTCTTTAGAGAAGCGCGGCATCACCGATGACGATATGAAGAAGTTTAAAGGCGGTGTAGAGTTCGAATTCATCAACAATCTGCAAAGTGTATCGGGCAAGGTGTCGCGTTTGGCAGAATTCCAAACGTTTACCGGCAACCCTAATAAAACTGCCGAACTGCTTAAAGAATACAACACGCTAACCAAACAAGACGTGATGAATGCCTTTCATAAATACATCAAAGGGCATTCCGCGGTTTATGTCAGCGTATTGACCAAGGGCCAGGACAGGGAAAAATTCGCGGCACATACAGATGTGATACCAGCCGCGGATTCTATCGGCTATAAGAAACCGGATTACGGTTATGCCGGCTTGAAATATGTCAAAGCAAAAGACAATTTTAACCGTAAGGTTGCCCCTGCCATAGGAGCAGTGCCTGTTACTAAAGCTCCTGCTTTCTGGCGTAAAGATCTCCCATCGGGGGCTAAGGTGATCGGCGTAACCAACACAGAAGTACCGATGGTAACGCTTACACTCACTTTGCCGGGCGGCAGGTTGTTAGAGCAGAGCGATCTGTCTAAAGTGGGCATATCATCCCTGTTCGCAACTATGATGAATGAAGATACCAAAAACTACACTGCCGAAAAGTTCACTGTCGAGTTGCAGAAGCTGGGCAGCACTATCACGTTATTCAGCGGAGTGGATGGCATCACCTTCTCGGTACAATCGCTTAAGAAAAACTTCGCTCCTACAATGGCGCTGCTGCAAGAGCGCGTGTTGAACCCATTGTTTACAGAAGCAGCTTTTAGCCGCGATAAAAAACAAACCCTGGAAGCATTTAAGCTGCAGAAATCGGCACCGGCTACCATCGCGAACGCGGCTTTTTCCCGTTTAAACTATGGCAAGAACAACGTACTGGGTTATCCAACATCGGGCACAGAAAAAACAGTTTCAAACATCTCGCTGGCAGACCTGCAGAACTATTATAATACCAACATCACGGCAAATGGCGCTAAGGTGGTCATGGTAGGCGATGTAACGGAGCAGCAATTATTAGCCCAACTAAACTTCCTTGACAAGCTGCCTGTAAAAAACATTGCCCCGGCAATGCCTGCCCAGGCTTTGGCAGTAAACAAGACCACCATTTATCTTATAGATGTGCCTAAGGCCGCTCAAACAGAGTTCAGGGTTGGTTCAGGAATTCCGCTTCGTTACGACCCAACCGGCGAGTACTACAAATTATACATGGCCAACTATCCGCTGGGCGCCGATTTTACCAGCCGTGTAAACACATATTTGCGTGAGACTAAGGGCTGGACCTATGGTGCTTCTACCCGTTTAGCAGTTGATAAATATTCGGGCGATTATTACTTCTCGTCGGGCATACGCGCCAATGCTACAGACAGTGCCCTGTACGCTTTAATGAACCAGTACAAAGATTACAGCGAGTTTGGCCCGAACGATAACGAGGTGGCGACGCTTAAAAAGGCAATAAACCAGGGCGATGCCTTGCGTTATGAAACAGGTTTCCAAAAGGCTCGTTTTATCAGCCGCATTCTGGACTACGACTTGCCGGCATCTTATGTCGACAAGCAAAACTATATGACAGCTAACGCGACGAAAGACGAGCTGAAAGCAACTGCTGCCAAATGGGTTATGCCCGGCCAGGTTAACATTTTGCTGGTTGGCGATAAAGCAGCGATACTGCCCGGGCTGCAAAAATTGGGTTACGATATAGTGGAACTGAACGCCGACGGCGACGCCATAGTTCAATAA
- a CDS encoding bifunctional UDP-3-O-[3-hydroxymyristoyl] N-acetylglucosamine deacetylase/3-hydroxyacyl-ACP dehydratase: MNVKQRTIKAPVSVSGTGLHTGEHATMTFNPAPENHGYKFRRVDLPGKPVIDADVDNVTDTSRGTTITQNGASVSTVEHVLAALVGMEVDNVLIDLDGPETPIMDGSSMPFIQAIEGAGFVDQDADREYYHIPYNIHYSEPDRKVDMVAMPLDDYRFTCMVDYNSPVLGSQHASISTISEFEKEIASCRTFCFLHELEMLIQHDLIKGGDINNAIVVVDKPIDSEELAKLAKVFNRKEINVAPQGILNNIELRHQNEPARHKLLDMIGDLALVGVPIRGHIMAARPGHAANVAFAKRIKALIKKERSRKHVKVYDPNMKPVYDTVQIMNILPHRPPMLLVDKILELTKTHVVGLKSVTMNEPFFVGHFPGAPVMPGVLQIEAMAQTGGILVLNTVPDPENYLTLFLKIENARFKDKVLPGDTLIFRCDLQAPIRRGIAQMKGIGMVGDRVVVEAELMAQIVKYKES; the protein is encoded by the coding sequence ATGAACGTGAAACAAAGAACTATTAAGGCACCGGTGTCGGTGTCGGGTACAGGTTTACATACCGGCGAACACGCCACAATGACCTTTAACCCCGCGCCGGAGAACCATGGCTATAAATTCCGCAGGGTTGACCTGCCGGGCAAACCGGTGATTGACGCTGATGTGGACAACGTTACCGATACATCACGCGGAACAACCATTACCCAAAATGGCGCGAGCGTAAGTACTGTTGAGCATGTTCTGGCTGCCCTGGTAGGTATGGAGGTTGACAATGTGCTGATAGACCTTGATGGCCCCGAAACACCTATTATGGATGGCAGCTCTATGCCGTTTATACAAGCGATAGAAGGTGCCGGCTTTGTAGACCAGGACGCGGACCGCGAATACTACCACATACCTTATAATATCCATTACTCTGAGCCCGACCGTAAGGTAGATATGGTGGCCATGCCGCTTGACGATTATCGCTTTACCTGTATGGTAGATTATAATTCGCCGGTATTGGGCAGCCAGCACGCGAGTATTTCTACTATATCAGAGTTCGAAAAAGAGATAGCATCGTGCCGTACGTTTTGTTTCTTGCATGAACTGGAGATGCTGATACAGCACGACCTGATAAAAGGTGGCGATATAAACAACGCCATCGTTGTTGTTGACAAACCGATTGACAGTGAGGAACTGGCCAAACTGGCAAAAGTATTTAACCGTAAAGAGATTAATGTTGCCCCGCAGGGCATTTTAAACAATATTGAGCTTAGGCACCAGAACGAGCCCGCGCGCCACAAACTGCTTGACATGATTGGCGACTTAGCCCTCGTTGGTGTGCCTATCCGCGGGCATATCATGGCTGCCCGCCCCGGTCATGCGGCAAACGTTGCGTTTGCTAAGCGTATAAAAGCACTGATCAAAAAAGAGCGCAGCCGCAAACATGTTAAGGTTTATGACCCTAACATGAAACCAGTGTATGACACGGTGCAAATCATGAACATTTTGCCACACAGGCCGCCAATGTTGTTGGTAGACAAGATCTTGGAGCTTACAAAAACGCATGTGGTGGGTTTAAAGTCTGTTACCATGAATGAGCCGTTTTTCGTTGGCCACTTCCCTGGCGCGCCCGTAATGCCGGGTGTATTACAGATAGAAGCGATGGCGCAAACAGGTGGTATCCTGGTGTTAAATACCGTTCCCGACCCCGAGAATTATCTGACGCTGTTCTTAAAAATTGAAAATGCCCGTTTTAAAGATAAAGTGTTGCCGGGTGACACCCTCATTTTCCGGTGCGATTTGCAGGCGCCGATACGCCGTGGCATTGCACAAATGAAGGGCATTGGCATGGTTGGCGACCGTGTTGTGGTTGAAGCCGAATTGATGGCACAGATCGTTAAATACAAAGAATCATGA
- the porX gene encoding T9SS response regulator signal transducer PorX encodes MQDTTILWADDEIDLLKPHILLLNEKGYKVTTVTNGRDAVEAFKGGYFDLVFLDENMPGLTGLETLSEIKSINNDVPVVLITKNEEEPMMEDAIGSKIDDYLIKPVNPKQVLLTIKKLVENKKLVAGKTTMAYQQDFRTLGMTLNDNLSYQEWVDVYKKLIYWELELEQLEDAGMHEILTLQKAEANVQFSKFIEKNYLDWVKNPDDGPTLSHQILKKKVFQKIESNPVFFILIDNLRYDQYRIIHPIISEYFRLEEEDTYYSILPTATQYARNSIFSGLWPLEMEKRFPDKWQNDEDEGGKNLFEVDFLADNIKRNIRKDCKFSYHKILNIDEGRSLNESVNNLMNNELNVVVYNFVDMLSHARTDMQMIRELASDDAAYRSLTLSWFEHSPLFDLLKFLSTKQVKVVITTDHGTIRVKNPSKVIGDRNTNTNLRYKQGKNLNFNAKEVLHIRNPHDAMLPKLHVSSSFVFAKSDSYFVYPNNYNQFVNFYNESFQHGGISLEEMIIPIATYSSK; translated from the coding sequence ATGCAGGATACGACTATTTTATGGGCCGATGACGAGATCGACCTTTTAAAGCCCCATATATTATTATTGAATGAAAAAGGTTATAAGGTAACTACTGTGACCAACGGCCGCGATGCGGTGGAGGCTTTTAAAGGCGGTTACTTTGACCTGGTATTTCTTGACGAAAACATGCCAGGCCTAACCGGTCTGGAAACACTATCAGAAATTAAGTCTATCAATAATGACGTCCCTGTTGTATTGATCACCAAAAACGAAGAAGAACCGATGATGGAAGATGCCATTGGTTCTAAGATAGACGACTACCTTATAAAACCTGTCAACCCTAAGCAGGTGTTGCTGACCATTAAAAAACTGGTAGAGAACAAAAAACTGGTTGCAGGTAAAACCACCATGGCTTATCAGCAAGACTTTCGTACGCTGGGCATGACCCTTAACGATAACCTGAGCTACCAGGAGTGGGTTGATGTTTACAAAAAACTGATCTATTGGGAACTTGAGCTCGAGCAACTGGAAGATGCAGGTATGCACGAGATACTTACCTTGCAAAAAGCTGAGGCTAACGTACAGTTCTCTAAGTTTATAGAAAAGAATTACTTAGACTGGGTTAAAAATCCGGACGACGGACCAACGCTATCTCACCAGATATTAAAGAAAAAGGTATTCCAAAAGATCGAATCGAATCCGGTTTTCTTTATCCTGATCGATAACCTTCGGTATGATCAGTATAGGATCATTCACCCTATCATCAGCGAGTACTTCCGGCTGGAGGAAGAAGATACCTATTACAGCATTCTGCCTACTGCGACTCAATATGCGCGTAATTCTATCTTCTCGGGTTTATGGCCTTTAGAGATGGAAAAGAGATTTCCGGATAAATGGCAAAATGACGAAGATGAGGGAGGCAAGAACCTTTTCGAAGTAGATTTCCTGGCCGACAATATCAAACGTAATATTCGTAAAGACTGCAAATTCAGCTATCACAAGATATTAAACATCGATGAGGGAAGGTCGCTCAACGAGTCGGTCAATAATCTCATGAATAATGAGCTGAATGTGGTGGTGTACAACTTTGTGGATATGCTGTCGCATGCGCGTACTGATATGCAAATGATACGCGAGCTGGCCAGCGATGATGCTGCGTACCGTTCCTTAACACTATCTTGGTTTGAACACTCGCCTTTGTTCGATTTGTTAAAGTTCCTGTCGACCAAACAAGTTAAGGTTGTCATCACAACAGATCACGGTACCATCCGCGTTAAGAACCCAAGTAAAGTTATCGGCGACCGCAACACTAATACAAACCTGCGTTACAAGCAGGGCAAGAACTTAAATTTTAACGCTAAGGAAGTATTGCACATCCGCAATCCGCACGATGCCATGCTGCCTAAATTGCATGTGAGCAGCAGTTTTGTTTTCGCAAAAAGCGACAGCTATTTTGTTTACCCTAATAACTACAACCAGTTTGTGAATTTCTATAATGAATCGTTCCAGCATGGCGGTATTTCATTGGAAGAGATGATCATCCCTATCGCCACGTACAGCTCTAAATAA
- the lpxD gene encoding UDP-3-O-(3-hydroxymyristoyl)glucosamine N-acyltransferase codes for MQFTAHQISLLLGGTVEGNPDATVNQLAKIEEAQNGSLSFLANPKYEQFLYTTNASVVIVNKDLVLTGEVSATLVRVDNAYTAFSVVLEQYNTLKLNKSGIEQPSFIHPDAQIGDNVYIGAFSYIGPGAKVGNNSKIYPNSYLADNVTIGDNCTLFPGVKVYFDCVIGNNVIIHSNTIIGSDGFGFAPTEDGSYKKVSQIGNVVIEDNVEIGANTTIDRATMGSTIIRKGVKLDNLIQIAHNVEIGANTVIAAQSGISGSTKVGERVVIGGQVGMVGHITIANGSQFQAQSGVSRSITEENKKWGGTPAFAFNDQLRSHIALQRLPNLEKKVAELEKLIAELRNVSI; via the coding sequence ATGCAATTTACTGCACATCAGATTAGCTTATTGTTAGGCGGAACCGTTGAGGGCAATCCCGATGCAACAGTAAATCAACTGGCTAAAATAGAGGAAGCCCAAAATGGGTCGCTTTCCTTCTTAGCAAATCCCAAGTACGAGCAGTTTCTGTATACCACAAACGCGTCTGTTGTTATCGTTAACAAAGACCTGGTTTTAACCGGCGAAGTAAGTGCTACTTTAGTGCGGGTAGACAATGCGTACACTGCATTTTCTGTAGTGCTTGAGCAATACAATACTTTAAAGCTTAATAAAAGCGGTATAGAGCAGCCGAGCTTTATCCACCCTGATGCGCAAATAGGTGACAATGTTTACATTGGCGCTTTTAGTTATATAGGCCCCGGCGCTAAAGTTGGCAACAACAGTAAAATATACCCGAATAGCTATCTGGCAGATAATGTAACCATCGGTGATAATTGTACACTTTTCCCCGGCGTAAAGGTCTATTTTGACTGTGTGATAGGCAACAACGTGATCATACATTCGAACACCATCATTGGCAGCGATGGCTTTGGTTTTGCACCCACAGAAGACGGCAGTTACAAAAAGGTAAGCCAGATAGGCAACGTTGTAATAGAAGATAACGTAGAAATTGGCGCCAATACAACAATAGACCGCGCCACCATGGGATCTACAATTATCAGAAAAGGTGTTAAACTGGATAACCTTATCCAGATAGCCCATAATGTAGAGATCGGCGCTAATACAGTTATTGCTGCCCAGAGCGGCATATCCGGCAGTACAAAAGTTGGCGAGCGCGTTGTTATAGGTGGCCAGGTAGGTATGGTAGGCCATATTACGATAGCCAACGGATCGCAATTCCAGGCACAATCCGGCGTAAGCCGAAGCATTACAGAAGAAAACAAAAAATGGGGCGGCACTCCTGCTTTCGCCTTTAATGATCAGCTTAGATCACATATCGCACTTCAGCGGCTACCTAACCTCGAAAAAAAAGTGGCCGAACTTGAAAAATTAATTGCAGAGCTGCGTAACGTCAGCATATGA